One window of Drosophila busckii strain San Diego stock center, stock number 13000-0081.31 chromosome 3L, ASM1175060v1, whole genome shotgun sequence genomic DNA carries:
- the LOC108598941 gene encoding uncharacterized protein LOC108598941 isoform X2 — protein sequence MAPLQLQLQQHQQQNSTFIDDNLDTCPSLLNLPESPILPPKHQHHKQQQQQRQCQNEDNNNNNKHSHYNKPSAALMKRLVDAPGPSQNKRGSKASGSGQHTSAASRRQRHRSISLYGVNSTVEQGHKEIPIWLDDNEPRYVSGVTNKTTCNDIIKALIDDELSNSQGEPKDGGFGATAASRDYNDYVITERWRGIERSYDGNMAILPVWRAWSRVHNELRLTLKARRDLREPLPLQLEHKPSTSTNSFFMLKWLKKLLHLAHKKQKSNKKAESTQAKTKEKCLLKAKQPMPDELLLILLPDQHYEKPIANENAKTNAKAKLYKLAENRTAQRRRRRSRSSFKPDLAANNCVRRRRKDIPLRMSVRNKLAALHAEMNVHYEREYNLTRQLTEKCKQYKLQNEQYKSQEMEMSVGQLQRNIESYADDIIKTEHELLELRNEIKHDISLINNLKRMTLEAETDVVSTGKPVATKSSEQTPQVAKSAAEMQFVDNIYEFCDNNASMLV from the exons GCCCAAACATCAACatcataagcagcagcagcagcagcgccagtgcCAAAAtgaagacaacaacaataacaacaagcacagCCATTACAATAAGCCAAGTGCTGCACTCATGAAGCGTTTGGTAGATGCACCCGGCCCCAGCCAAAATAAGCGGGGCAGCAAGGCGAGCGGAAGTGGCCAACACACGTCCGCCGCCAGTCGACGCCAGCGCCATCGCTCCATTTCCCTATACGGCGTTAATAGCACTGTG GAGCAGGGACACAAGGAAATACCGATTTGGCTAGATGATAATGAGCCACGTTATGTATCGGGCGTAACAAACAAAACCACATGCAATGACATAATCAAGGCGCTCATTGATGACGAGCTGAGCAATAGCCAAGGTGAGCCAA AAGATGGCGGCTTTGGCGCAACGGCAGCATCGCGTGACTACAACGATTACGTTATAACGGAACGTTGGCGTGGTATAGAGCGCAGCTACGACGGCAACATGGCCATTTTACCTGTTTGGCGCGCTTGGAGTCGTGTGCACAATGAG CTTCGGCTTACACTGAAAGCACGTCGTGATCTTCGAGAGCCCTTGCCCCTACAACTGGAACATAAGCCGTCCACCAGCACCAATAGTTTCTTTATGCTCAAGTGGCTTAAGAAGCTTTTGCATCTCGCACACAAGAAACAGAAAAGTAATAAGAAGGCTGAAAGTACACAGGCCAAAACTAAAGAGAAATGCCTGCTAAAAGCTAAGCAACCTATGCCAGATGAGCTGCTACTTATATTATTACCTGATCAGCATTATGAGAAACCAATAGCAAATGAGAATGCGAAAACcaatgccaaagccaagctCTATAAATTAGCAGAAAATCGTACAGCACAGCGTCGCCGTCGACGTTCTCGATCCTCCTTTAAGCCAGACTTAGCTGCCAACAATTGTGTTAGACGTCGCCGTAAGGACATTCCACTGCGGATGAGTGTGCGCAACAAGTTGGCTGCCTTACATGCTGAGATGAACGTTCACTACGAACGAGAATATAATCTGACGCGGCAGCTTACTgagaaatgcaaacaatacaAGCTGCAGAATGAGCAATATAAAAGCCAGGAGATGGAAATGTCTGTTGGACAGCTGCAGCGCAATATCGAATCGTATGCAGACGATATTATAAAAACAGAGCATGAGTTGCTTGAGTtaagaaatgaaattaaacatgACATATCTTTGATAAATAATCTTAAGCGCATGACATTGGAGGCAGAAACCGATGTTGTTAGCACTGGAAAACCGGTGGCTACAAAGAGTTCTGAGCAAACTCCCCAAGTTGCTAAAAGTGCAGCAGAAATGCAATTCGTTGATAATATTTATGAGTTTTGCGACAATAATGCAAGCAtgttagtttag
- the LOC108598652 gene encoding protein C15orf41 homolog, whose translation MDTSITTAKKKILSSEEYARICQFINTYQGGLAIDCELEMVNRIFTDVEPLALICILQSELFNKSRGQHWKHEQRSKHLLKTYEDQCHQYHDNGLIIRMACVEGMTPIALCRLLLQEKYELKQRSQISRLLKQPHLIKDSCLGANVQQCVYSDNQEGPITDLRRRIVGEEYELKLKQLATEAGIHFYDEHDLRRMGYDKTPDIKIILPFLYKGCIVNWIESKANFGDPKSHMWNIQQQLQSYCNRFGPGIIIYWFGYQEETSQLPDNNIGITVLTDFPAREDLVFMELTNPAPIDDKASVQIV comes from the exons ATGGATACAAGCATAACTACTGCCAAGAAAAAGATATTAAGCAGTGAGGAATATGCGCGCATTTGTCAATTTATTAACACCTACCAGGGTGGCCTGGCTATTGACTGTGAATTGGAAATGGTAAATCGTATTTTCACGGACGTGGAACCCCTGGCTCTGATCTGCATACTTCAGAGTGAGCTGTTTAATAAGTCGCGCGGGCAGCATTGGAAGCACGAACAGCGCAGCAAACATCTGCTCAAAAC ATATGAAGATCAATGTCACCAGTACCATGATAATGGTCTTATCATACGCATGGCGTGTGTGGAAGGTATGACTCCAATAGCGCTGTGCCGCCTGTTGCTGCAGGAGAAGTACGAACTGAAACAAAGATCTCAAATATCCCGCTTACTTAAGCAGCCGCATTTAATCAAAGATTCTTGCCTGGGCGCCAATGTGCAGCAGTGTGTGTACAGTGATAATCAAGAAGGACCTATTACTGATTTACGACGGCGTATTGTTGGCGAAGAGTACGAGTTGAAGCTCAAGCAACTGGCAACGGAAGCAGGCATACATTTCTATGATGAACACGATCTACGACGGATGGGATATGACAAGACACCtgacattaaaattatattaccATTTCTATACAAGGGCTGTATTGTAAACTGGATTGAGAGCAAAGCTAACTTTGGTGATCCTAAGAGTCATATGTGGaatatacaacaacagctgcagagCTATTGTAATCG TTTTGGACCTGGCATCATCATCTATTGGTTTGGCTATCAAGAAGAAACATCACAGCTACCTGATAATAATATTGGCATAACGGTGCTTACAGACTTTCCCGCCCGAGAAGATTTGGTTTTCATGGAACTGACAAATCCAGCCCCAATAGACGACAAAGCAAGTGTTCAAATCgtttag
- the LOC108598654 gene encoding zinc finger protein 706, whose product MARGHQKIQSQAKAADKQAKMKKQQGHSANDQKKAAMKALVYVCAVCKSQMPDPKTYKQHFENKHPKNDMPEELKDV is encoded by the exons ATGGCACGCGGTCACCAGAAGATCCAATCGCAAGCAAAGGCTGCTGATAAGCAGGCCAAGATGAAGAAGCAGCAAGGCCACAGTGCAAACGACCAAAAGAAAGCTGCCATGAAGGCGCTGGTCTATGTGTGTGCCGTGTGCAag tCTCAAATGCCAGACCCCAAGACATATAAGCAGCACTTTGAGAACAAGCATCCAAAGAACGATATGCCGGAGGAATTGAAGGATGTGTAA
- the LOC108598486 gene encoding nucleobindin-2: MNRCLANVVLALALAASLVSALPVTQNKKDDKGKEPSSTPATADVETALEYERYLREVVEALESDVDFRKKLDKAPEADIRSGKIAQELDYVNHHVRTKLDEIKRREVERLRELANKEYELRNGIDREHLKVAQHLDHGNQMTFEVEDLRKLIKKTSDDLSEADRKRRGEFKEYEMQKEFEREAQLKEMDEASRKKYEAEIKEKEQKHKEHPKVHHPGNKAQLEEVWEKEDHMSKDDFNPKTFFSIHDVDSNGYWDEVEVKALFIKELDKVYQSGLPEDDMRERAEEMERMREHYFQETDTNHDGLISIEEFMKQTTKEEFQKDPEWETIDQQQQYTHDEYLEFERRRQEEVQRLIAQGQLPPHPNMPQGYYAAPPPYQMPAPGAQLHYQQPDQVHMQQQQQYAHQQQQYAQQQYAQQQYHQPQYPQPVHLDPNQVYQHAGQVPPQQVPVNQAHASGQQQQQPIQQHQQQPAPAQAAQEPQQHQQQPYVAPAQAAQQPQQHQQQPYVAPAQAAQHQQQPNVAPAQQQQQQQQQPYVAPAQAAQQPQQQQPSLAPTQGAQQQQQRH, translated from the exons ATGAACCGTTGCCTGGCAAATGTCGTGTTGGCGCTTGCCTTAGCAGCCTCATTGGTTTCGGCTTTGCCAGTCACTCAAAATAAGAAAGATGACAAGGGAAAAGAACCCAGCAGCACACCTGCTACTGCAGATGTGGAGACGGCGCTAGAGTATGAACGCTATTTACGGGAGGTTGTTGAGGCGCTTGAATCTGACGTCGATTTTCGTAAAAAACTGGACAAGGCTCCAGAAGCTGACATTCGT AGTGGAAAAATAGCACAAGAACTGGACTACGTGAATCATCATGTGCGCACAAAATTGGACGAGATAAAAAGACGCGAAGTGGAGCGTTTGCGTGAGTTGGCTAATAAGGAGTATGAACTACGCAATGGCATCGATCGCGAACACTTGAAAGTGGCACAGCACTTGGACCACGGCAATCAGATGACTTTTGAAGTTGAAGATCTGCGAAAGTTGATCAAAAAGACTTCTGACGATTTATCTGAAGCAGATCGTAAGCGCCGCGGGGAATTTAAAGAGTACGAAATGCAAAAGGAGTTTGAGCGTGAGGCCCAGTTAAAGGAGATGGATGAAGCATCGCGGAAGAAATATGAAGCGGAGATTAAAGAGAAGGAACAAAAGCACAAGGAACATCCTAAGGTACACCATCCTGGAAATAAAGCTCAGCTAGAAGAGGTCTGGGAAAAGGAGGACCATATGTCCAAGGATGATTTCAACCCAAAAACCTTTTTCTCCATACACGATGTGGATAGCAATGGCTATTGGGATGAAGTCGAGGTTAAAGCGCTATTTATCAAGGAGCTAGATAAGGTATATCAAAGCGGCTTGCCCGAAGATGATATGCGTGAGCGTGCTGAAGAAATGGAGCGAATGCGGGAACATTATTTCCAG GAAACGGATACCAACCATGATGGCTTAATTAGCATAGAAGAATTTATGAAGCAGACAACCAAGGAAGAGTTCCAGAAGGATCCTGAATGGGAGACGatcgatcagcagcagcaatacacGCATGACGAGTACCTGGAATTTGAGCGGCGTCGTCAGGAAGAGGTACAGCGCTTGATTGCTCAGGGTCAGTTGCCACCACATCCCAATATGCCGCAGGGATACTACGCTGCACCGCCACCATATCAGATGCCGGCTCCTGGCGCCCAATTACACTACCAACAACCAGATCAAGtacacatgcagcagcagcagcaatatgctcaccagcagcagcaatacgcACAGCAGCAGTACGCCCAGCAACAGTATCATCAACCGCAGTATCCCCAACCGGTGCACTTGGATCCGAATCAAGTGTATCAGCATGCTGGACAAGTACCCCCACAGCAAGTGCCAGTAAATCAGGCTCATGCAtctggccaacaacaacagcagcctattcagcaacatcagcagcaaccagccccagcgcaagcagctcaagaaccacaacaacatcagcagcaaccatATGTAGCCCCAGCACAAGCAGCtcaacagccacaacagcatcagcagcaaccatATGTAGCCCCAGCACAGGCAGctcaacatcagcagcaaccaaatgttGCCCCagctcagcaacaacaacaacagcagcagcaaccataTGTAGCTCCAGCACAAGCAGCtcaacaaccacagcagcagcaaccaagcTTAGCCCCAACGCAAGGagctcagcaacaacaacaacgtcattaa